A genomic stretch from Harpia harpyja isolate bHarHar1 chromosome 20, bHarHar1 primary haplotype, whole genome shotgun sequence includes:
- the ZCCHC10 gene encoding zinc finger CCHC domain-containing protein 10: MGGGGGRHGPACSAARASLPGPAAKMATPMHRLIARRQAEANKQHVRCQKCLEFGHWTYECTGKRKYLHRPSRTAQLAKILKEKEKQLLLQQSAGESTAERKTKKKRSKSVTSSSSSSSASSASDSSSDSEDSSTSSSDDDSDSDESSSTSSSSPSSSSTSSSSEFESDSSSSSSSSSSTDSSSDDEPPKKKKKK; encoded by the exons ATGGGAGGAGGCGGCGGACGGCATGGCCCGGCATGCAGCGCGGCCCGCGCCTCACTTCCCGGCCCGGCCGCTAAGATGGCGACTCCCATGCACCGCCTCATCGCTCGGAGACAGGC GGAGGCAAACAAGCAGCATGTAAGATGTCAAAAATGTTTAGAGTTTGGACATTGGACATATGAATgtacagggaagagaaaataccTGCACAGACCTTCGAGGACAGCTCAATTAGCGaaaattcttaaagaaaaagaaaagcaactatTACTGCAACAAAG CGCTGGAGAAAGCACTGCGGAAAGGAAGACCAAGAAAAAAAG atctaAAAGTGTGACCAGTTCCAGCAGCAGTAGCAGTGCCAGTTCAGCTAGTGATTCCTCATCTGACAGCGAAGATTCTTCTACCTCTTCTTCTGATGATGATAGTGACAGTGATGAGAGTTCCTCTACTTCCTCATCTTCTCCATCCTCGAGTAGTACTTCCTCTTCTTCAGAGTTTGAATCGGATTCTAGTTCCtccagcagtagcagcagcagcacagacagtAGTTCTGATGATGAGCcgccaaagaaaaagaagaagaaatag